In Marmota flaviventris isolate mMarFla1 chromosome 17, mMarFla1.hap1, whole genome shotgun sequence, a single genomic region encodes these proteins:
- the Eif4a1 gene encoding eukaryotic initiation factor 4A-I, which translates to MSASQDSRSRDNGPDGMEPEGVIESNWNEIVDSFDDMNLSESLLRGIYAYGFEKPSAIQQRAILPCIKGYDVIAQAQSGTGKTATFAISILQQIELDLKATQALVLAPTRELAQQIQKVVMALGDYMGASCHACIGGTNVRAEVQKLQMEAPHIIVGTPGRVFDMLNRRYLSPKYIKMFVLDEADEMLSRGFKDQIYDIFQKLNSNTQVVLLSATMPSDVLEVTKKFMRDPIRILVKKEELTLEGIRQFYINVEREEWKLDTLCDLYETLTITQAVIFINTRRKVDWLTEKMHARDFTVSAMHGDMDQKERDVIMREFRSGSSRVLITTDLLARGIDVQQVSLVINYDLPTNRENYIHRIGRGGRFGRKGVAINMVTEEDKRTLRDIETFYNTSIEEMPLNVADLI; encoded by the exons ATGTCTGCGAGTCAGGATTCCCG ATCCAGAGACAATGGCCCCGATGGAATGGAGCCTGAAGGTGTCATCGAG AGTAACTGGAATGAGATTGTTGACAGCTTTGATGACATGAATCTCTCCGAGTCCCTCCTCCGTGGCATCTACGCCTATGGTTTTGAGAAGCCCTCTGCCATCCAGCAGCGAGCCATTCTTCCTTGTATCAAGG GTTATGATGTGATTGCTCAGGCCCAATCTGGGACTGGGAAAACAGCTACATTTGCCATATCAATTCTCCAGCAGATTGAATTAGATCTAAAGGCCACCCAAGCTTTGGTACTGGCACCCACTCGAGAATTGGCTCAGCAG ATACAAAAGGTGGTCATGGCATTAGGAGATTACATGGGTGCCTCCTGTCATGCATGCATTGGGGGCACCAATGTGCGTGCTGAGGTGCAAAAGTTGCAGATGGAAGCTCCCCATATCATTGTGGGTACCCCTGGCCGCGTGTTTGATATGCTTAACCGGAGATACCTGT CTCCCAAATACATTAAGATGTTTGTATTGGATGAAGCTGATGAAATGTTAAGCCGTGGATTCAAGGACCAGATCTATGACATATTCCAGAAGCTCAACAGCAATACCCAG GTGGTTTTGTTGTCAGCTACAATGCCTTCCGATGTGCTTGAGGTGACCAAGAAGTTCATGAGGGACCCCATTCGAATTCTTGTCAAGAAGGAAGAGTTGACCCTGGAGGGTATCCGCCAGTTCTACATCAACGTTGAACGAGAG GAGTGGAAGCTGGACACACTGTGTGACTTGTATGAAACCCTGACCATTACCCAGGCAGTGATCTTCATCAACACACGAAGGAAGGTTGATTGGCTCACTGAGAAGATGCATGCCCGAGATTTTACTGTCTCTGCCATG CATGGAGACATGGACCAAAAGGAAAGAGATGTGATCATGAGGGAGTTCCGGTCTGGCTCTAGCAGAGTATTGATTACCACTGACTTACTG GCCAGAGGCATTGATGTGCAGCAAGTTTCTTTAGTCATCAACTATGACCTTCCCACCAACAGGGAAAACTACATCCACAG AATTGGTCGAGGTGGGCGTTTTGGCCGTAAGGGTGTGGCTATTAACATGGTGACAGAAGAAGACAAGAGGACTCTCCGAGACATCGAGACCTTCTACAACACCTCCATTGAAGAGATGCCCCTTAATGTTGCTGACCTCATCTGA